A window of the Butyricimonas faecalis genome harbors these coding sequences:
- a CDS encoding RnfABCDGE type electron transport complex subunit D: protein MSNFTISPSPHVHGGDSIEKNMYGVLIALVPTFIFSVVFFGLGAILVTLTSVVACLVFEYVIQKYLMKQRPTIWDGSAIITGVLLAFNLPSSLPLWIVVIGALVAIGIGKMSFGGLGNNIFNPALVGRVFLLISFPVQMTSWPVPNGFATADAITGATPLALVKEAVKNGQAVGDILSSGGVSTGNLILGNIGGSLGEVAAIGLLLGFAYMLIRKIISWHIPVAIFATVIVFSGILNLADPAQFAGPVFHLFTGGLMLGAIFMATDYVTSPMTHKGMLIYGVGIGLLTVIIRVFGAYPEGMSFAILIMNGFTPLINRYCKPKRFA, encoded by the coding sequence ATGAGTAATTTCACCATATCCCCCTCCCCCCACGTTCATGGCGGGGATTCGATAGAAAAAAACATGTACGGTGTACTTATCGCGTTAGTACCTACATTTATCTTTTCTGTCGTATTTTTCGGGTTAGGCGCCATTCTGGTAACCCTCACCTCGGTAGTTGCCTGTCTCGTATTCGAATACGTTATTCAAAAATACCTCATGAAACAACGTCCCACGATATGGGACGGCTCCGCCATCATCACGGGAGTATTGCTGGCATTTAACCTCCCTTCCTCCCTCCCCTTGTGGATCGTGGTGATCGGGGCATTGGTTGCCATCGGTATCGGCAAGATGAGTTTCGGAGGATTAGGAAACAATATTTTCAACCCGGCTCTCGTTGGGCGTGTTTTCCTGTTAATCTCGTTCCCGGTACAAATGACCTCCTGGCCCGTACCGAACGGGTTCGCCACGGCTGATGCCATAACCGGAGCTACCCCCTTGGCACTCGTGAAAGAAGCCGTCAAGAACGGACAAGCTGTCGGAGACATACTCTCTTCAGGCGGAGTCTCTACCGGTAATCTGATTCTCGGAAACATCGGAGGTAGTTTGGGAGAAGTAGCTGCTATCGGGCTTTTATTGGGATTCGCTTATATGTTGATCCGGAAGATCATTAGCTGGCACATTCCGGTAGCTATATTTGCCACGGTTATCGTGTTCTCCGGCATACTGAACTTAGCCGATCCTGCACAATTTGCCGGCCCGGTTTTCCATCTCTTTACAGGAGGTTTGATGTTAGGAGCTATCTTTATGGCAACGGATTACGTAACCTCTCCCATGACACATAAAGGAATGCTTATTTACGGTGTCGGGATCGGACTATTGACCGTGATCATCCGTGTGTTCGGAGCTTACCCGGAAGGAATGTCTTTCGCCATCCTGATCATGAACGGATTCACACCGCTGATAAACAGATATTGTAAACCCAAAAGATTTGCATAA